Genomic DNA from Corylus avellana chromosome ca4, CavTom2PMs-1.0:
GAGACTTTTAGTACATTGAGATTTGCACAGCGTGCCAAGGATATTAAGAACAAGGCAATTGTTAATGAAGTAATGCAGGACGATGTGAATCACTTGCGTGAAGTGATACGGGAGCTAAGGGTATATTCTTATCCCATAGTAAAAGTCTTTTGTGTTTTTCCAATACACAAATTAAACATGTAAGTATGACTTTAACTAGATTAATTCAACAGGATGAACTACATAGAATAAAGGCAAACTCCAACAACCCCAGTGATTCAAATGGAGGGCACTCAGCAGCATGGATCCGTAGAAGTTTGAATCTACTAAAGTCTAACCTCAATTGTCCAATAACATTACATAATGTCGACGATGATGGTGATGAGGAGATGGAAATTGATGAGGAAGCTGTTGAGACGCTCTGCAATCAAGTTGATAAGCAAATAGCCGGTAATGAAGTTAacaataaaattgatttaagcAATATAGAAACAGTAACTTCAGACTTGCTATTTGTGGCACCTAAAGATGTAAGTTTTAATGAGTCTCAATGCTACACATCTGCAGGTGGATGTATTAGGGAACAAAGTTCTGAGGATACAGATGTTAATATGGAAGAAGGAGCATCTGAACAGGATGAAATCATGATTGTTGATAGTGCAGAACCTGTTAGAAACACGTCAAATTTGTCCAATGTTAATGTGCTGACTGATGATAACCTCCTAGAGGAAAATCACATAGAAAGTAACACACTTGACAGGGATCCCTCTCCACCACCCGCTGAGGAGAAAGCTATTCTTAGCTCATCTATGAGCAAATTGCTAGATGAAGAATCACCAAGCAAAAATGTAAGGGATAATTCTACCTGCTCAGCCTCTGAACCTCTTAATGGGGTTTCTGCTGGCATTTGCAGTGCAGATGCACCAAATGATTTTTCTAATGGCTCAGCGAATTGTATGTCTCCTCCTAGCCTGTGCATAGTTCCATCTGATGTATCCCCAGTGCTTAAATCTCCAACTCCAAGTGTTTCACCCAGAATCAGCTGCAGCAGGAAAAGCCTGAGGACTTCATCAATGTTGACTGCTTCCCAGAAAGATCTTCAGGATGACAACAATTTAAGCCCAGAGGCTGCTCATATGTCTTCCAAGAAATCCATGAGAAGCAGCTCTTCTAATGTCCTGTCCACTCAAAAAAGTAAGAACTTGCTTTCTCCAACCGAACATTTGGCAGCAAGCATCCGCCATGGCCTTGAAATTCTTGATAGTCATCGCCAAAGTTCAGCTCTAAGGCGGTCATCATTCAGGTTTTCGTACAAACCTGCAGAATCTAAGCCAATGTTGCTGGTTGACAAAGTTGACGTGGGTGTACAAACCTTTCCTGGTGATATGCCAGAAGAAGATTCAGTTGCATTTATGTGTACTAGTTGCAAGAATAGAATGCAGCTAGAGGTCAAAGAGGCTGATGACAGTTCAAACCTACAGCTAGTACCTGTTGATGGCTCAGAGTCCACTGACAAATTGAAGAAGCTAGTTCCCAAAGTAAGTTTAGAGATAGCTGGATTTCCAAATATCACTTTGGACTCTTCATGCTTAGttgacctttttctttctttatcacTCAGGCAGTGAAGAAGGTTTTGGCAGGAGCTATCAGGAGGGAAATGGCACTAGAAGATTTCTGTGCCAAGCAAACTTCTGAGATTGTGCAGCTTAACCGCTTGGTATGCCCCTTCCAAGTTTTACCAATAGCCAACTATAGCAACTATTTTCTTAAGAGTTGGCCTGACCTTTTCTATTGATCATTTACAGGTGCAACAATACAAGCATGAGAGGGAATGCAATGCCATAATAGCGCAGACAAGGGAGGATAAAATTCTTCGCCTGGAAAACCTTATGGATGGTGTTTTACCCACCGAGGAGTTCATGGAGGAAGAGCTAATGTCCCTCACACAGGAGCATACGGTATAAATTTGTTCTCGAAGTTCCCTTTTTCAGTATATTGTGCATATATCTTACTGAGTTGTCTACAGATTTTAAAGGAGAAATATGAGAATCATCCTGAAGTTTTAAGGACAAAAATCGAGTTAAAAAGAGTTCAAGATGAGCTGGAACATTATCGGAATTTCTACGATATGGGTGAGAGGGAAGTGTTGTTCGAAGAGATTCAAGATTTAAGAAGCCAGCTACAATTTTACATAGATTCTTCTTCCACTGCATCTCGAAAACAGAATCAGCTACTGCAATTGACTTATTCATGTGAGCCCAGTTCAGCTCCACATCTTAGTGCGATTCCAGAGTCAACTGATGAGGGTCCGGAGAAGAAACTTGAGCAGGAAAGAATTCGTTGGACTGAGGCGGAAAGCAGATGGATTTCTCTCTCTGAAGATTTAAGAATTGAACTTGAAGCTAGCAGATCACTAGCCGAGAAGAGGAAGCAAGAACTAGAAACTGAGAGGAAATGTACCGAAGAGCTACAGGAAGCAATGCAGATGGCAATAGAGGGGCATGCGCGCATTCTGGAACTGTATGCAGATTTGGAAGAGAAACATATTCAATTGCTTGCAAGGCACAGGAAGATCCAGGAAGGAATAGAGGATGTCAAGAAAGCAGCTGCTAAAGCAGGAGTTAGGGGTGCTGAATCAAAGTTCATAAATGCCCTTGCTGCAGAAATTTCAGCATTAagggtagaaaaagaaaaagagaggagatATTTTAGGGATGAGAATAAAGGACTTCAGGCTCAATTGAGGGACACTGCTGAAGCTGTGCAGGCTGCAGGAGAATTACTTGTGCGATTGAAAGAAGCAGAAGAGGCTGTCGGTGCTGCCCAGGTGAGTTTGTGTTGGCTTTTTGTTTTGATGCTTTATCCCTTTGGATTATTGATATTCATGTCGAATAAAATATGTTTAGATGCA
This window encodes:
- the LOC132178939 gene encoding kinesin-like protein KIN-12B isoform X1 codes for the protein MKHFMQPRNAILRETHSTDPPSSLSPSLAKPRPPRKPKSAKENAPPLDPNMPYDSKQSPAKLKSQLPPRPPSSNPLKRKLIMETVPENSVPGGSDSGVKVIVRMRPPHKERDDEGDVIVQKTSSDSLSINGQTFRFDSVADIDATQQDIFQLVGAPLVENCLAGFNSSVFAYGQTGSGKTYTIWGPANVLLEGNLSGDQQGLTPRVFEQLFARINEEQIKHADKQLEYQCYCSFLEIYNEQITDLLDPNQKNLQIREDVKSGVYVENLTEESVCTIKDVAQLLSKGLSHRRIGATSINAESSRSHTVFTCVVESRCKSKADGLSSFKTSKINLVDLAGSERQKLTGAAGERLKEAGNINRSLSQLGNLINILAEVSQTGKQRHIPYRDSRLTFLLQESLGGNAKLAMVCAISPLQSCKSETFSTLRFAQRAKDIKNKAIVNEVMQDDVNHLREVIRELRDELHRIKANSNNPSDSNGGHSAAWIRRSLNLLKSNLNCPITLHNVDDDGDEEMEIDEEAVETLCNQVDKQIAGNEVNNKIDLSNIETVTSDLLFVAPKDVSFNESQCYTSAGGCIREQSSEDTDVNMEEGASEQDEIMIVDSAEPVRNTSNLSNVNVLTDDNLLEENHIESNTLDRDPSPPPAEEKAILSSSMSKLLDEESPSKNVRDNSTCSASEPLNGVSAGICSADAPNDFSNGSANCMSPPSLCIVPSDVSPVLKSPTPSVSPRISCSRKSLRTSSMLTASQKDLQDDNNLSPEAAHMSSKKSMRSSSSNVLSTQKSKNLLSPTEHLAASIRHGLEILDSHRQSSALRRSSFRFSYKPAESKPMLLVDKVDVGVQTFPGDMPEEDSVAFMCTSCKNRMQLEVKEADDSSNLQLVPVDGSESTDKLKKLVPKAVKKVLAGAIRREMALEDFCAKQTSEIVQLNRLVQQYKHERECNAIIAQTREDKILRLENLMDGVLPTEEFMEEELMSLTQEHTILKEKYENHPEVLRTKIELKRVQDELEHYRNFYDMGEREVLFEEIQDLRSQLQFYIDSSSTASRKQNQLLQLTYSCEPSSAPHLSAIPESTDEGPEKKLEQERIRWTEAESRWISLSEDLRIELEASRSLAEKRKQELETERKCTEELQEAMQMAIEGHARILELYADLEEKHIQLLARHRKIQEGIEDVKKAAAKAGVRGAESKFINALAAEISALRVEKEKERRYFRDENKGLQAQLRDTAEAVQAAGELLVRLKEAEEAVGAAQRRASEAEQETEKAFKQIEKLKKKHEKEINTLNELLASRLPREAIQPIYDDTHNAKHEAGDTHDASDQRWREEFESFYDGKDDGELPKLTEPSSWFSGYDRCNI
- the LOC132178939 gene encoding kinesin-like protein KIN-12B isoform X2 is translated as MKHFMQPRNAILRETHSTDPPSSLSPSLAKPRPPRKPKSAKENAPPLDPNMPYDSKQSPAKLKSQLPPRPPSSNPLKRKLIMETVPENSVPGGSDSGVKVIVRMRPPHKERDDEGDVIVQKTSSDSLSINGQTFRFDSVADIDATQQDIFQLVGAPLVENCLAGFNSSVFAYGQTGSGKTYTIWGPANVLLEGNLSGDQQGLTPRVFEQLFARINEEQIKHADKQLEYQCYCSFLEIYNEQITDLLDPNQKNLQIREDVKSGVYVENLTEESVCTIKDVAQLLSKGLSHRRIGATSINAESSRSHTVFTCVVESRCKSKADGLSSFKTSKINLVDLAGSERQKLTGAAGERLKEAGNINRSLSQLGNLINILAEVSQTGKQRHIPYRDSRLTFLLQESLGGNAKLAMVCAISPLQSCKSETFSTLRFAQRAKDIKNKAIVNEVMQDDVNHLREVIRELRDELHRIKANSNNPSDSNGGHSAAWIRRSLNLLKSNLNCPITLHNVDDDGDEEMEIDEEAVETLCNQVDKQIAGGCIREQSSEDTDVNMEEGASEQDEIMIVDSAEPVRNTSNLSNVNVLTDDNLLEENHIESNTLDRDPSPPPAEEKAILSSSMSKLLDEESPSKNVRDNSTCSASEPLNGVSAGICSADAPNDFSNGSANCMSPPSLCIVPSDVSPVLKSPTPSVSPRISCSRKSLRTSSMLTASQKDLQDDNNLSPEAAHMSSKKSMRSSSSNVLSTQKSKNLLSPTEHLAASIRHGLEILDSHRQSSALRRSSFRFSYKPAESKPMLLVDKVDVGVQTFPGDMPEEDSVAFMCTSCKNRMQLEVKEADDSSNLQLVPVDGSESTDKLKKLVPKAVKKVLAGAIRREMALEDFCAKQTSEIVQLNRLVQQYKHERECNAIIAQTREDKILRLENLMDGVLPTEEFMEEELMSLTQEHTILKEKYENHPEVLRTKIELKRVQDELEHYRNFYDMGEREVLFEEIQDLRSQLQFYIDSSSTASRKQNQLLQLTYSCEPSSAPHLSAIPESTDEGPEKKLEQERIRWTEAESRWISLSEDLRIELEASRSLAEKRKQELETERKCTEELQEAMQMAIEGHARILELYADLEEKHIQLLARHRKIQEGIEDVKKAAAKAGVRGAESKFINALAAEISALRVEKEKERRYFRDENKGLQAQLRDTAEAVQAAGELLVRLKEAEEAVGAAQRRASEAEQETEKAFKQIEKLKKKHEKEINTLNELLASRLPREAIQPIYDDTHNAKHEAGDTHDASDQRWREEFESFYDGKDDGELPKLTEPSSWFSGYDRCNI